The Longimicrobium sp. genomic interval CGGTGATCTGGCCGATCTCGGCCACCACGCCCTCGAGGAGCTTGGGGTTCTTCGGCGCCTCGCCCAGCCCGACGTTGATCGTGATCTTCTCCAGCCGCGGAACCTGCATGGGCGTCTGGAAGCCGAACTGCTCCTGCAGCTTCCCGCGGACCGTTTCCTCGTAGTAGCGCTGCAGCCGCGGCTTCACCCGCGGGCCGGTCTCGGCCGGGGCGTCGTCCGCCGCCGGCGCGGCCTGCGCCTTGTCCTTCTTCGCCATCGGTTCTCTCCGTTCCGTATCCCCCGCGCGGCCTCGGGTTCCGAGGCCCGGGGGGGCGGTGACGCAAGGTGGAAGTCGCTCGGTACACCGCACCGCGCGCCCGGTTCACGGCCGATGCGAATCGGCCGGAGCCCGGGGTGGCGGCAGATGCCCGTGGTTTACGACGCGCGCGGGATCGCCTGGCCGCTCTTGACCGCGACCCGCTCGCGCTGGCCGTCCGCGCCCTGCGCCGAGCGCACCCGCGTGGGCTCGCCCGACTTGGGGTCCAGCAGCATCACGTTGCTGGCGTGGATCGGCGCCTCGAACTCCACGATCCCGCCCTCGGGGCTGGTCGCGGAGGGCTTGCGGTGGCGCTTGCGCACGTTCACCCCCTGCACGACCACGCGGTTCTTCTCGCGGTCCACGCGGATGACGGTGCCCTCGACGCCCTTGTCGTTGCCGGAGATGACCTTCACGCGGTCGCCCCGGCGGATGCTCATCTTGCCCATCAGATCACCTCCGGGGCCAGCGAGACGATCTTCATGTAGCGCTTGTCGCGCAGCTCGCGGGCGACCGGCCCGAAGATGCGCGTGGCGCGCGGCTCGCCCGCGTCGTTGATGATGACGGCGGCGTTCTCGTCGAACCGGATGTAGCTGCCGTCCTTGCGCCGGACCTCCTTGGTGGTGCGGACCACCACGGCC includes:
- the rplX gene encoding 50S ribosomal protein L24; translated protein: MSIRRGDRVKVISGNDKGVEGTVIRVDREKNRVVVQGVNVRKRHRKPSATSPEGGIVEFEAPIHASNVMLLDPKSGEPTRVRSAQGADGQRERVAVKSGQAIPRAS
- a CDS encoding uL14 family ribosomal protein; translation: AVVVRTTKEVRRKDGSYIRFDENAAVIINDAGEPRATRIFGPVARELRDKRYMKIVSLAPEVI